In Stieleria varia, one genomic interval encodes:
- a CDS encoding MFS transporter, which yields MNPDSEPQQVIRPPRFAHFPFDPARVPFFYGTAVLVCGTLGVLASAPGQTVGVSVFTDFLIQAHQLSRSWISFAYLTGTIASALLITRAGRWYDRFGGRWVATASAAMLALVLIAMSFSVSIAGFVAAGLPDRFRDGTAFVVLTLGFFAMRFFGQGMLTLSSRNMVLEWFEQRRGMAMAFIGTSVAFGFSATPPFFEWLIRQGGWSWAWQAIAALVAGFALIAFCFGRSKPEEHGMLPDGPYAKADRKTHEETVSGRQFTLSEARRTYSFWIFTFSVVLSGLLLTAFSFHVVSIFADAGMSRSQAVAIFVPAAFVSVAVELFGSWLSDFVKLKYLAIVQVLGSLLLSLSLSSLGSQLSVVIVVLGMGMMQGMFGIISAVTWPRFYGRTHLGAISGFSTSIVVAGTAVGPYLFSVAHDQFGTYRPATILCAVLAVALLVASPKADRPK from the coding sequence ATGAACCCTGATAGCGAGCCCCAGCAAGTCATCCGCCCACCGCGATTCGCCCATTTTCCGTTTGATCCCGCTCGCGTACCGTTCTTTTATGGCACAGCGGTTCTGGTCTGCGGCACCTTGGGCGTGTTGGCCAGTGCGCCGGGACAGACCGTTGGGGTTTCCGTGTTCACGGACTTTCTGATCCAAGCCCACCAGTTGTCACGCAGTTGGATCAGCTTTGCCTACCTCACTGGCACCATTGCCAGCGCGTTGCTGATCACCCGCGCCGGTCGCTGGTACGACCGCTTCGGAGGACGCTGGGTCGCCACCGCGTCGGCCGCCATGCTCGCGTTGGTTCTGATCGCGATGAGTTTCTCGGTCTCCATCGCCGGGTTTGTTGCTGCGGGATTGCCAGATCGTTTCCGTGACGGAACTGCGTTTGTCGTCTTGACGTTGGGCTTTTTTGCGATGCGATTCTTTGGTCAGGGCATGCTGACTTTATCGTCTCGCAACATGGTGTTGGAGTGGTTTGAGCAGCGACGTGGAATGGCGATGGCGTTCATCGGCACATCAGTTGCGTTCGGTTTCTCAGCGACTCCGCCGTTTTTCGAGTGGCTGATTCGACAAGGCGGCTGGTCTTGGGCTTGGCAAGCGATCGCCGCGCTGGTGGCCGGATTTGCATTGATCGCGTTTTGCTTCGGTCGATCAAAACCGGAGGAGCACGGGATGCTGCCCGATGGGCCGTATGCCAAGGCCGACCGAAAGACGCATGAGGAAACCGTCAGCGGTCGCCAGTTCACGCTTTCCGAAGCTCGGCGAACCTACAGCTTTTGGATCTTCACCTTCAGCGTGGTGCTATCTGGTTTGCTGCTGACCGCCTTCTCGTTTCACGTCGTATCAATCTTCGCCGACGCCGGCATGAGTCGTAGTCAAGCCGTCGCGATCTTTGTCCCGGCAGCATTTGTCAGCGTCGCAGTGGAATTGTTCGGCAGTTGGCTCAGCGATTTCGTCAAACTGAAATACTTGGCGATCGTGCAGGTGCTGGGCAGCCTTTTGCTCTCACTGAGCTTGTCTTCGCTGGGTTCCCAGCTGTCTGTCGTCATCGTGGTTTTGGGGATGGGGATGATGCAAGGCATGTTCGGGATCATTTCTGCCGTGACTTGGCCGCGGTTTTACGGTCGCACTCATCTGGGAGCGATCTCCGGATTCTCGACGTCGATTGTTGTCGCGGGAACGGCGGTCGGCCCGTATCTCTTCAGTGTCGCGCACGACCAATTTGGAACCTACCGCCCCGCGACGATCCTCTGTGCCGTACTCGCGGTCGCCCTGCTGGTCGCGTCACCCAAGGCCGATCGCCCGAAGTAG
- a CDS encoding TPR end-of-group domain-containing protein: MAYINPSSSQRTEQRSDEAVERGQAILQKLEGQGREQAAVIIEKAIPCFEKALAIWPGNLEARFQLANAKYFLVDCLDDPERQCQLSREAIELLRAILRQEPGHEATEDCLAKCLFRLGEHTTAQEAKIACFDEAIEITQRLIDRVRNQPDDDADPQERIDCLVDLTHFIGTVFEFRAECESDNRMVWFEQAIKYSSQSIELDPMNVGARYGFARSLMEMSRSVSEPTEKTRLLQESLAANERLIRDLPSFDSQDPFFEVRQDWTPRFIEYNYACALAMLGQTERAIDALWELADDDSILFSKYETDEDLDSLRDHPRFKQLMADKASR; the protein is encoded by the coding sequence ATGGCCTACATCAACCCGTCCAGCAGCCAACGCACCGAGCAACGATCGGACGAAGCCGTCGAGCGAGGGCAAGCAATCCTTCAAAAGCTGGAGGGACAGGGCCGTGAGCAGGCCGCGGTGATCATCGAGAAAGCGATTCCATGTTTCGAAAAAGCCCTGGCGATTTGGCCGGGTAATTTGGAAGCAAGATTTCAGCTCGCCAACGCAAAGTACTTTCTCGTGGATTGCTTGGATGACCCCGAGCGGCAATGCCAGCTGTCGCGTGAAGCGATCGAATTGCTGCGAGCGATCCTTCGACAGGAACCGGGGCATGAGGCGACCGAAGACTGTCTCGCAAAATGTTTGTTTCGGCTCGGCGAGCATACCACCGCACAGGAAGCCAAGATCGCGTGTTTCGACGAAGCGATTGAAATTACACAGCGGCTGATCGACCGTGTGCGGAATCAACCGGATGACGACGCCGATCCCCAAGAGAGGATCGATTGTTTGGTCGACCTGACGCATTTCATCGGCACCGTTTTTGAGTTCCGGGCCGAATGTGAATCCGACAATCGCATGGTTTGGTTTGAACAGGCGATCAAGTACTCGTCGCAATCAATTGAGCTGGACCCGATGAACGTCGGCGCGCGGTATGGATTCGCACGCTCACTCATGGAAATGAGCCGATCCGTCTCGGAGCCAACGGAAAAGACTCGTTTGTTGCAGGAAAGCCTCGCAGCGAATGAGCGATTGATCCGTGACCTTCCCAGTTTTGACTCGCAAGATCCGTTCTTCGAAGTCCGCCAGGATTGGACGCCGCGATTCATCGAGTACAACTACGCATGTGCCTTGGCCATGCTGGGGCAAACCGAGCGCGCGATCGACGCGCTATGGGAGCTTGCCGACGACGACTCGATTTTGTTTTCGAAGTACGAAACCGACGAAGACTTGGACTCGCTCAGAGATCATCCCCGATTCAAACAACTGATGGCGGACAAGGCATCTCGGTAG
- a CDS encoding efflux RND transporter periplasmic adaptor subunit: MSSDPHVASPMKPNGSPIAVNTQAFPDAKAHSGSEAWSKSVLFNLVVPLLLLGLGGLAIVVFGEAKAKPLPPPDLSLAGRMQALPAARVEVVRSLESTGKKLELVVDGSVVPYQEALVAAEVAGRVVHKEPICEAGSVVKQGQLLMRIDPTDYELAVERLTRQKEQEYRALQEVDQEIANIGQSIKIADQDVKLQQNEVERQLSLPKNFASQAEIDRAKGALLQASQQLLNLNNQIRLLRARRTKLESSEELAATQLRAAETDLKRTEIVAPISGVIVSEQADLNTFVNRGTTLVTIEDTSKVEVSSRLRMDQLHWVLDQNDPNLATDGYDLPDTPAIIEFDVAGRESSTYRWRGKLVSYDGVGLDTATRTVPVRVLVDSPNQMLDAEGAEYTSGRSNALVRGMFVRIRLQIQPKTPLVVIPAQALRPGNRVWVFTEDASVLDEIAPPQGDETQETGADPKEVAVVPAKLAGKKTEPLDAEQKAATQKNDPEDKALNAVDSEASAEPTLDPKNWIAGKVTVSQTVYPVESLRLSDTVEDDPLVSPVVKSAGRMWVCEAAGDEIVDGTRIVVSPLGSVGADGVAVRIPNPEASIDNEPEPQSEPQAEPVPATQAVTQASSATRAGESR, encoded by the coding sequence ATGTCTTCCGATCCACACGTTGCATCGCCGATGAAGCCGAACGGTTCGCCGATCGCGGTCAACACGCAGGCTTTCCCAGACGCCAAAGCTCATTCGGGATCCGAGGCATGGAGCAAATCGGTACTGTTCAATTTGGTCGTGCCGTTGCTGCTGCTGGGCCTTGGTGGCTTGGCCATCGTGGTGTTCGGCGAAGCGAAAGCGAAGCCGCTGCCGCCACCGGATCTGTCTCTTGCGGGACGTATGCAAGCGTTGCCGGCGGCGAGAGTGGAAGTCGTCCGGTCGCTGGAGTCCACCGGCAAGAAACTGGAACTCGTGGTCGATGGTTCGGTCGTTCCTTACCAGGAAGCACTCGTGGCGGCGGAGGTTGCCGGACGCGTCGTGCACAAGGAACCGATTTGCGAAGCGGGCTCGGTGGTCAAGCAAGGTCAACTGTTGATGCGGATCGATCCGACGGATTACGAGCTTGCCGTGGAGCGTCTGACGCGACAAAAGGAACAAGAGTATCGGGCTTTACAGGAAGTGGACCAGGAGATCGCCAACATCGGTCAGTCGATCAAAATCGCCGACCAAGACGTGAAGTTGCAGCAGAACGAAGTCGAGAGGCAGCTTTCGTTGCCCAAGAACTTCGCCAGCCAAGCGGAGATCGATCGCGCCAAGGGGGCGTTGTTGCAGGCCAGCCAACAGTTGCTCAACTTGAACAACCAAATCCGCTTACTGAGAGCGAGACGAACCAAATTGGAGTCCAGCGAGGAACTGGCCGCGACCCAACTGCGTGCGGCGGAGACGGATTTGAAACGCACCGAGATTGTCGCGCCGATCAGTGGCGTCATCGTCAGCGAGCAAGCCGACTTGAACACGTTTGTCAATCGCGGCACCACACTGGTGACGATCGAGGACACCAGCAAAGTCGAGGTCTCGTCGCGACTCAGGATGGACCAGCTGCATTGGGTGTTGGATCAGAATGATCCCAACTTGGCCACCGATGGTTACGATTTGCCGGACACTCCGGCGATCATTGAGTTCGACGTCGCGGGACGCGAATCGTCGACGTATCGGTGGCGTGGCAAACTGGTCAGCTACGACGGCGTCGGTCTGGACACGGCAACGCGAACGGTCCCCGTGCGTGTCTTGGTCGATTCCCCGAATCAGATGCTCGACGCCGAAGGTGCGGAATACACCTCGGGTCGTTCCAACGCATTGGTTCGCGGAATGTTTGTCCGCATTCGATTGCAGATCCAGCCCAAGACGCCGCTGGTGGTGATTCCCGCACAAGCATTGCGACCGGGCAATCGCGTTTGGGTGTTCACCGAAGACGCATCGGTGCTCGATGAGATCGCTCCACCGCAAGGCGATGAAACACAAGAAACAGGGGCAGACCCGAAAGAGGTCGCGGTCGTACCGGCAAAGCTGGCAGGAAAGAAAACGGAACCTTTGGATGCCGAGCAGAAGGCAGCCACACAAAAGAACGACCCCGAGGACAAGGCCCTCAACGCCGTCGATAGTGAAGCGTCAGCGGAGCCTACATTGGATCCCAAGAACTGGATCGCGGGCAAGGTCACCGTTTCGCAAACCGTTTATCCGGTCGAATCACTCCGGCTTTCGGACACCGTGGAAGATGACCCGTTGGTTTCGCCCGTCGTCAAATCCGCAGGGCGGATGTGGGTCTGTGAAGCCGCCGGTGATGAGATCGTCGATGGAACCAGGATCGTTGTTTCGCCGCTGGGCAGTGTCGGCGCCGATGGCGTCGCGGTGCGTATCCCCAATCCAGAGGCCAGCATCGACAACGAGCCCGAGCCACAGTCTGAGCCACAAGCCGAACCGGTACCCGCCACACAGGCCGTCACGCAAGCAAGCTCCGCGACGCGAGCGGGAGAGTCACGATGA
- a CDS encoding CerR family C-terminal domain-containing protein — translation MDADPRSRLIAAAGPIFAGRGYSGASLREIAAEAGANVASISYYFGDKMGLYRAVIQHIRRTREQQHAMPMDLVALPAPTRLSMLVRTMLSRMMACNNTGWESQVMTNEMMQPTEAFEELVKDYFQPLFTLLKQTMAELLAATHPNVKEFPEHMIEQLALSVVGQCLYYRVGNRVVEILIPQQRRQDHYNVDALSRHVIAFTLAAVANPDFHTCSNSAVNLSATNAAETSSHTGSLPVDSSDISDTHRSVS, via the coding sequence ATGGACGCCGACCCACGCAGTCGGCTGATTGCGGCAGCCGGACCTATTTTCGCCGGTCGTGGATATTCCGGTGCGTCGCTGCGCGAGATCGCGGCGGAGGCCGGTGCGAACGTTGCATCGATCTCGTATTACTTCGGGGACAAGATGGGCTTGTACCGGGCCGTGATTCAGCACATTCGACGCACGCGAGAGCAGCAGCATGCGATGCCAATGGACCTCGTTGCGCTGCCCGCGCCGACGCGATTGTCCATGCTGGTCCGGACGATGCTCTCTCGCATGATGGCCTGCAACAACACCGGATGGGAATCGCAGGTGATGACCAACGAGATGATGCAGCCGACCGAAGCGTTCGAGGAACTGGTCAAAGATTACTTTCAGCCGCTTTTCACGCTTCTGAAACAAACCATGGCAGAGCTGTTGGCGGCGACGCACCCCAACGTGAAGGAATTCCCCGAGCATATGATCGAGCAGCTCGCGCTCAGCGTGGTCGGTCAGTGCTTGTATTACCGCGTGGGAAATCGAGTCGTCGAGATCTTGATTCCCCAGCAGCGACGACAGGACCACTACAACGTCGACGCGTTGTCGCGGCATGTGATCGCGTTCACGCTCGCCGCAGTGGCCAACCCCGATTTTCACACATGCAGCAATTCCGCTGTCAATCTTTCCGCGACCAACGCAGCCGAAACGAGTTCACACACGGGTTCGTTGCCGGTTGATTCATCAGACATATCCGACACCCATCGTTCTGTTTCATAG
- a CDS encoding dockerin type I domain-containing protein, translated as MRPQRSIGKSPRFRKRQFETLEQRTMLSATMPSDLEVVGETFVTGSLSVSAFLHTSEQAAEGEGVGMLMNNSPGTKFYHPTLSSADVLAGVNVAAAAYGTSNADVVAAGLAGWQAITSQLTNFGLPTERLVDGGFLYRSNSYPLSGVDILFPGTAEAVLLEQTGTGRLALGFRGTVFDGIPFSFGDPGDWGPLGQQLHYQAFSPLFDALNQLLASRSAGGTLLVAGHSLGGAMTEFFMANHPDNTVPGWRYDAVAVASPQASFASDSRVLNVGHESDAVYSIVGSYNSNAAQEVYPVFESVPILGDVPNLLKLHGAQTYRYSTEVILSSVFYDRTNRESRVLVSLTEDLNSIANAATDFFSADAPSVILGTSASMTSAYGFSVSQDDFLIGGGGDDFLQGFDGDDSLRGDDANLFGIGGNDQMHGGPGADTFLGTPGELDGDTILDLEIGDKIGVLHELVDQDDVSFSSGQVMINGDDGFFDFFGTQVTISAMVPAGAALRVLAPEEVTGRDASIIIGGGTVIEVVEGGQDLAFVIDVTGSMSDDIEAVKSQSRQILDSVFDPERGFEGSRVAVMGYDSSPTVFTEFTEQETVEERKAAATAAINQVSISGASTENVYTALRLALNGGVGQWRSEAVSRKIILFTDEDADDPSVRPEVERLAADVNVDTPLPATIAEGEGFSITMTTIMPEGESTGRAPVPVQIFTVAIGSNSNAINELEAIAAFSGGAALRASNASEVVDAILEVINQPIYSIQAVSQSVQEGDSGEVSVEFIARRDIADGAATATLSIGGTLDSSDIVSAPITVSFEDGQTSVSFSILVRGDREFEDDEILTVRYADVDQAATFAAAVAQTTIVNDDPERGPARIYLPQLIARPHVIPGDSVPTAIIFRAISDTTISVTPIGSASAIETVQIMDGDLVPAGEFSNGVVSATVTSGGLYAIIFEGHSADRMFSVHSSAGADAVGNSPSNILNPTDVNGDGNTTAMDALMVINQLQSGLAEGESAPQQVSTSFTDVNRDGRETALDALWIVNELARQRSSAATDLPSQSLASAAVGVSEIPITQGVTEDDKLDQELVPKKLVAAISEINSVAPVSAAIDSPEPDSAMVDEAINALFASVELLSA; from the coding sequence ATGAGACCCCAACGTTCCATTGGAAAATCGCCCCGCTTTCGAAAACGCCAATTCGAGACGCTTGAGCAGCGAACGATGCTTTCCGCGACGATGCCTTCCGATTTGGAAGTAGTCGGCGAGACTTTCGTCACTGGTTCGTTGAGCGTGTCGGCTTTCTTGCATACGTCGGAACAAGCAGCCGAGGGTGAGGGCGTCGGCATGCTGATGAACAACAGTCCGGGAACAAAGTTTTATCATCCCACGCTGTCCAGCGCGGATGTCTTGGCGGGAGTCAATGTCGCGGCCGCAGCGTACGGAACTTCTAACGCAGACGTTGTCGCCGCGGGGCTTGCAGGCTGGCAAGCGATTACTAGCCAGCTGACCAATTTCGGTTTGCCGACTGAACGACTCGTTGATGGCGGATTCCTGTATCGTTCCAATTCCTACCCGCTATCGGGTGTCGATATTTTGTTTCCGGGTACTGCGGAGGCCGTACTGCTGGAGCAGACGGGTACCGGACGGCTGGCACTCGGTTTTCGAGGGACGGTTTTTGACGGAATCCCCTTCAGTTTTGGTGACCCAGGGGACTGGGGGCCGCTCGGCCAGCAACTGCACTACCAAGCGTTTTCTCCACTCTTCGACGCGCTAAACCAACTGCTTGCTAGTCGTTCTGCGGGAGGCACGTTGCTCGTGGCCGGTCACAGCCTGGGCGGAGCGATGACGGAGTTCTTTATGGCCAATCACCCGGACAATACGGTTCCCGGCTGGCGTTATGACGCGGTCGCGGTCGCATCACCTCAAGCGAGTTTTGCAAGTGACAGTCGCGTTTTGAATGTCGGCCACGAGAGCGACGCGGTGTATTCCATTGTCGGCTCCTACAACAGCAACGCTGCGCAGGAAGTCTACCCGGTGTTTGAAAGCGTCCCGATCTTGGGGGATGTCCCCAACTTGCTCAAACTGCATGGGGCTCAAACGTATCGCTACTCCACAGAGGTGATTCTATCGTCGGTCTTCTACGATCGTACGAATCGAGAGTCGCGGGTGCTGGTTTCATTGACCGAGGACCTGAATAGTATCGCAAATGCGGCGACCGATTTCTTTTCCGCTGATGCACCTTCCGTCATTCTTGGAACCAGTGCATCGATGACCTCTGCGTACGGGTTCTCCGTGTCTCAGGACGATTTCTTGATCGGAGGTGGCGGTGACGATTTCCTGCAAGGCTTTGACGGCGACGATTCCCTGAGAGGCGATGACGCGAACCTATTCGGAATTGGCGGAAACGATCAGATGCACGGTGGTCCGGGTGCCGACACCTTCCTGGGAACGCCAGGCGAACTGGACGGTGACACGATCTTGGATTTGGAGATCGGAGACAAGATCGGTGTGCTGCACGAGCTCGTCGATCAAGACGATGTGTCGTTCTCCAGCGGCCAAGTGATGATCAATGGAGATGACGGATTCTTTGATTTCTTTGGGACACAAGTGACCATTTCCGCGATGGTTCCTGCGGGGGCGGCTTTGCGGGTTTTGGCTCCCGAAGAGGTCACTGGACGAGACGCGTCCATCATCATCGGCGGCGGCACCGTCATCGAGGTGGTCGAGGGAGGACAGGACCTAGCGTTTGTCATCGATGTGACCGGCAGCATGAGTGACGACATCGAAGCCGTGAAATCTCAATCGAGACAGATTCTCGATTCCGTGTTTGACCCCGAGCGCGGATTCGAGGGCTCGCGTGTGGCCGTGATGGGATACGACTCCAGCCCCACGGTCTTCACAGAGTTCACCGAACAAGAAACGGTGGAGGAAAGAAAAGCCGCTGCCACTGCGGCGATCAACCAAGTCTCGATCTCAGGGGCCTCCACAGAGAACGTCTACACCGCGTTGCGGCTCGCGCTCAACGGAGGAGTCGGGCAGTGGAGATCGGAGGCCGTCTCGAGAAAGATCATTCTGTTCACGGACGAAGACGCTGATGATCCAAGCGTCCGACCGGAAGTCGAGCGGCTGGCGGCAGATGTCAATGTGGATACACCACTCCCGGCAACCATCGCCGAGGGAGAAGGTTTTTCCATTACGATGACAACAATCATGCCCGAGGGCGAATCCACCGGTCGTGCTCCCGTGCCCGTGCAGATCTTTACCGTCGCGATCGGCTCGAATTCTAACGCTATCAATGAGTTGGAGGCAATCGCCGCGTTTTCAGGAGGTGCCGCCCTGCGAGCATCGAACGCTTCGGAGGTGGTCGACGCGATTCTGGAGGTGATCAATCAACCGATCTATTCCATTCAAGCGGTCAGCCAATCTGTCCAGGAAGGTGATAGCGGCGAGGTTTCGGTTGAGTTCATTGCCCGCCGAGACATTGCTGATGGTGCGGCAACGGCGACGCTTTCCATTGGCGGTACTCTTGACTCCAGCGACATCGTGTCGGCTCCCATCACGGTCAGTTTCGAGGATGGTCAGACATCGGTTTCCTTCAGCATTTTGGTGCGCGGCGACCGTGAATTCGAAGACGACGAGATACTGACGGTGCGTTATGCGGACGTCGACCAAGCGGCAACCTTTGCTGCCGCCGTTGCACAGACGACGATTGTCAATGACGACCCCGAACGCGGTCCGGCACGAATCTATTTGCCGCAACTGATTGCCCGCCCACACGTGATACCTGGCGACAGTGTACCGACCGCAATCATTTTCAGAGCGATCAGCGACACCACCATCTCCGTCACGCCAATCGGTTCGGCATCCGCGATCGAGACGGTTCAAATCATGGACGGCGATTTAGTACCTGCGGGCGAATTCTCCAACGGAGTCGTATCCGCGACGGTCACGTCCGGTGGTCTGTACGCGATCATTTTTGAGGGACATTCCGCAGATCGAATGTTCTCCGTTCACTCGTCGGCCGGTGCCGATGCGGTTGGAAACTCCCCCAGCAACATCCTCAATCCGACCGACGTCAACGGGGACGGAAATACCACGGCGATGGATGCTCTGATGGTAATCAACCAATTGCAAAGTGGACTCGCCGAAGGGGAATCCGCTCCTCAGCAAGTCTCCACCAGTTTCACCGACGTCAACCGCGACGGTCGGGAAACCGCACTGGACGCCCTGTGGATCGTCAATGAACTGGCGCGTCAACGAAGTTCCGCTGCTACTGATCTCCCAAGCCAATCATTAGCGTCAGCAGCGGTGGGGGTGTCGGAAATTCCGATCACCCAGGGCGTCACTGAGGACGACAAATTGGATCAAGAACTGGTCCCCAAGAAATTGGTTGCGGCAATCAGTGAGATCAACTCGGTTGCCCCTGTTTCTGCCGCGATCGATTCCCCAGAACCGGACTCTGCGATGGTGGACGAAGCGATCAACGCCCTGTTTGCGTCTGTGGAACTTCTCAGTGCGTGA